One Ictalurus furcatus strain D&B chromosome 24, Billie_1.0, whole genome shotgun sequence DNA segment encodes these proteins:
- the ndufs5 gene encoding NADH dehydrogenase [ubiquinone] iron-sulfur protein 5 — translation MPFVDLQSRLGIKLDQWILTQSGEQPYKRAARCHAFEKEWIECGHGIGHTRARKECKLEFEDFYECMHRQKTNKRLYEIRKQREKLINEGSYTPPAHQTGNEEPRP, via the exons ATGCCATTCGTTGATCTGCAGTCTAGGCTGGGAATCAAGTTGGACCAATGGATCCTGACCCAGAGCGGCGAGCAGCCTTACAAGCGAGCCGCACGCTGCCACGCCTTCGAGAAGGAGTGGATCGAGTGTGGTCATGGCATCGGGCATACCCGTGCGAGGAAAGAATGCAAACTCGAGTTTGAAGATTTCTATGAGTGCATGCACCGACAAAAGACG AACAAGCGCTTGTATGAGATCCGGAAGCAGAGGGAGAAGCTGATTAATGAAGGCTCATACACACCTCCTGCGCATCAGACTGGCAATGAAGAACCTCGGCCCTGA